From Xylanibacter oryzae DSM 17970, a single genomic window includes:
- the ilvD gene encoding dihydroxy-acid dehydratase: MKHQLRSAVCTEGRKMAGARALWVATGMKQEQFGKPIIAIVNSFTQFVPGHTHLHEIGQIVKKEIESMGCYAAEFNTIAIDDGIAMGHDGMLYSLPSRDIIADSVEYMVNAHKADAMICISNCDKITPGMLMATMRLNIPTIFCSGGPMEAGRWNGENADLITAMVKGADESVSDEDIKKIESCSCPGCGCCSGMFTANSMNSLTEAIGMALPGNGTILATHKNRIKLFKDAAHQIVENAFKYYRDGDESVLPRNIVTRDAFLNAMSLDIAMGGSTNTILHLLAVAQEGEVDFKMSDIDKLSRKVPCLCKLAPNTQKYSVQECNRAGGIFGILNELAKGGLINGSVNRVDGKTLGEQLTKYDITVNNIDADANRIYHSAPGYKFSTVMGSQDSQWETLDTDRKNGCIRDLENAYTKDGGLAVLFGNIAQDGCVVKTAGVDASLWKYSGPAVVFDSQESACDGILGDKVNKGDCVVITHEGPKGGPGMQEMLYPTSYIKSKHMGKECALITDGRFSGGTSGLSIGHISPEAAAGGNIGKIKDGDIIEIDIPNRSINVKLSDEELAARPQQPVTRNRVVSKSLRAYAQTVSSADKGGVRIIE, from the coding sequence ATGAAACATCAGTTGAGAAGTGCTGTTTGCACAGAAGGTAGAAAGATGGCAGGAGCTAGAGCTCTATGGGTAGCCACAGGTATGAAACAAGAGCAATTTGGCAAACCTATTATTGCGATTGTCAATTCTTTTACCCAGTTCGTGCCAGGTCATACTCATCTACACGAGATAGGACAAATCGTAAAAAAAGAAATAGAATCAATGGGCTGTTATGCAGCCGAATTTAACACAATAGCTATTGATGATGGCATTGCTATGGGGCATGATGGCATGCTTTATTCTTTGCCAAGTCGTGATATTATAGCAGATTCAGTAGAATATATGGTCAATGCACATAAGGCAGATGCCATGATATGTATATCCAATTGTGATAAGATAACTCCAGGAATGCTAATGGCAACTATGCGTCTTAATATTCCAACAATATTTTGCTCAGGTGGTCCTATGGAAGCTGGCCGATGGAATGGTGAGAATGCCGATCTCATAACTGCTATGGTAAAGGGTGCTGATGAAAGTGTGAGTGATGAAGATATTAAAAAAATAGAATCTTGTTCTTGTCCGGGGTGTGGATGTTGTTCCGGTATGTTCACAGCCAATTCAATGAATTCATTGACCGAAGCTATTGGCATGGCTCTTCCTGGAAATGGAACAATTTTGGCTACACATAAGAATCGTATTAAACTGTTTAAAGATGCTGCTCACCAGATAGTTGAGAATGCATTTAAATATTATAGAGATGGTGACGAAAGTGTCTTACCTCGTAATATTGTAACACGCGATGCTTTTCTAAATGCTATGTCTCTTGATATAGCAATGGGAGGAAGTACTAATACAATACTGCATTTGCTGGCAGTAGCACAAGAAGGTGAAGTCGATTTTAAGATGAGTGATATTGACAAGCTTAGTCGTAAGGTTCCATGTCTTTGCAAATTAGCACCAAACACTCAGAAATATTCTGTTCAAGAATGTAATCGTGCAGGTGGAATATTTGGAATCTTAAATGAATTGGCTAAAGGTGGATTAATCAATGGTAGCGTAAATCGTGTTGATGGCAAGACGCTTGGAGAACAATTAACAAAATATGATATTACTGTTAATAATATTGATGCTGATGCCAATAGAATATATCACAGTGCTCCTGGATATAAATTCTCCACTGTTATGGGTAGTCAGGATTCTCAATGGGAAACCTTGGATACAGATCGAAAAAATGGGTGTATACGAGATCTAGAAAATGCGTATACTAAAGATGGTGGATTAGCAGTCTTGTTTGGTAATATAGCACAGGATGGCTGTGTAGTAAAAACAGCTGGTGTAGATGCTTCGCTTTGGAAATATAGTGGACCGGCTGTTGTATTCGATTCACAGGAAAGTGCTTGTGATGGCATTCTAGGAGATAAAGTTAACAAAGGAGATTGTGTGGTAATTACACATGAAGGTCCTAAAGGTGGTCCAGGTATGCAGGAAATGCTTTATCCTACATCTTATATTAAGAGTAAGCATATGGGCAAAGAATGTGCATTGATAACAGATGGACGTTTTTCCGGTGGAACGAGTGGACTTAGCATTGGTCATATATCACCAGAGGCAGCCGCAGGAGGTAATATAGGTAAGATAAAAGACGGTGATATAATAGAAATAGATATTCCAAATCGTTCTATAAACGTAAAACTCTCAGATGAAGAATTAGCGGCTCGTCCTCAGCAACCGGTAACACGTAATCGTGTTGTAAGTAAATCATTAAGAGCATATGCACAGACAGTAAGTTCTGCTGATAAGGGTGGCGTGCGAATAATTGAATAG
- the ilvB gene encoding biosynthetic-type acetolactate synthase large subunit, translated as MSNEVITGAEALMRSLKAEGIKTIFGYPGGSIMPVFDALYEYTRGEKKSFNHILVRHEQCAAHAAEGFARVSGEVGVCIVTSGPGATNTLTGVADAMMDSTPIVVIAGQVGVAALGNDAFQEVDLVGLAQPISKWSYQIRRAEDVAWAVSRAFYIARSGRPGPVVLDFPKNAQVTSTEYEPKHVDFVRSYVPYPKLDDIAVAKAAQIINDAKKPLALVGQGVELGGAQKELIEFLEKSDIPAARTLLGLSALPTGHPLDTGMLGMHGNYAPNVKEQECDVLIAVGMRFSDRVTGHPKTYAKQAKIIHLDIDKSEIDKNIKTDVAVIADCKVSLPAITKLLKKNEHRKWRDSFKPFFDEENKKVIQPAIHPIEGPLLMGEVTNVVAEATHGDAVLVNDVGQNQMFSSRYFRYNKNRSIVTSGGLGTMGFGLPAAIGAAFGAPDRTICMFCGDGGLQMSIQEFGTIMEQQVPVKIILLNNNYLGNVRQWQDMFFGKRKSFTKMLNPQYKSICEGYHIPYGLVVDRKDLRSAVDKMLSSDGPYLLECAIKEEDNVLPMTPPGKSVDEMLLEINI; from the coding sequence ATGAGTAATGAAGTAATTACAGGAGCAGAAGCTCTTATGAGATCATTAAAGGCAGAAGGTATAAAGACCATATTCGGTTATCCGGGTGGTTCTATTATGCCGGTCTTTGATGCGCTCTATGAATACACTAGAGGAGAAAAGAAAAGTTTTAATCATATATTGGTTCGTCATGAGCAGTGCGCAGCTCATGCAGCTGAAGGATTTGCGCGAGTGAGTGGGGAAGTTGGTGTCTGTATCGTTACAAGTGGTCCAGGTGCAACCAATACCCTAACAGGAGTTGCGGATGCAATGATGGATAGTACCCCTATTGTAGTAATAGCCGGACAGGTTGGTGTTGCTGCATTAGGAAATGATGCTTTTCAAGAAGTTGATCTTGTCGGTTTGGCACAGCCAATTAGCAAATGGAGTTACCAAATACGTCGTGCTGAAGATGTGGCATGGGCCGTTAGTCGTGCTTTCTATATAGCACGCTCCGGGCGTCCTGGTCCTGTAGTGCTTGATTTTCCCAAAAACGCTCAAGTTACTTCTACAGAATATGAACCTAAGCATGTAGATTTTGTGCGTAGTTATGTACCATATCCAAAATTGGATGATATTGCAGTAGCCAAAGCAGCCCAGATTATTAATGATGCAAAGAAACCATTAGCATTAGTTGGTCAGGGAGTCGAATTAGGAGGAGCTCAGAAAGAACTTATCGAGTTTCTTGAGAAATCTGATATCCCAGCAGCACGTACATTGCTTGGACTTTCTGCATTGCCTACAGGACATCCTCTTGATACAGGTATGCTTGGAATGCATGGTAATTATGCTCCTAATGTGAAAGAACAGGAATGTGATGTGCTAATTGCTGTAGGTATGAGGTTCAGTGACCGAGTAACAGGACATCCAAAGACTTATGCAAAACAGGCTAAAATAATACATCTAGATATAGATAAGTCTGAAATAGACAAAAATATAAAAACTGATGTAGCTGTAATTGCAGACTGTAAGGTTTCTCTTCCTGCAATAACAAAGTTACTTAAGAAAAATGAACACAGAAAATGGCGTGATAGCTTCAAGCCATTCTTTGATGAAGAAAACAAAAAAGTAATTCAGCCAGCTATTCATCCAATCGAAGGACCTCTGCTTATGGGAGAGGTTACAAATGTAGTGGCAGAAGCTACACATGGTGATGCCGTTTTAGTCAATGATGTAGGTCAAAACCAGATGTTTAGCAGTCGCTATTTTAGATATAACAAAAACCGTAGTATTGTTACAAGTGGCGGTTTGGGAACAATGGGATTCGGACTCCCTGCAGCTATTGGGGCGGCTTTTGGTGCTCCAGACAGAACTATATGTATGTTTTGTGGTGATGGAGGGTTGCAGATGAGCATTCAAGAGTTCGGCACAATAATGGAGCAGCAAGTGCCTGTTAAGATAATACTTCTTAATAATAATTATCTTGGTAATGTGCGTCAGTGGCAGGATATGTTTTTTGGAAAACGTAAGTCATTCACAAAGATGCTGAATCCACAATATAAGAGTATATGTGAAGGTTATCATATACCTTATGGCTTGGTTGTAGACCGTAAAGATTTAAGATCAGCAGTAGATAAAATGCTTAGTTCAGATGGTCCATACCTTTTAGAATGCGCAATCAAAGAAGAAGACAACGTTTTACCAATGACACCTCCAGGCAAGTCTGTTGATGAGATGCTTCTTGAGATAAACATATAA
- the ilvN gene encoding acetolactate synthase small subunit, with the protein MESNKKKLYTFLVYSENIAGILNQITAVFTRRQVNIESLNVSASSIDGVHKYTITAWGEDEDQIKIITKQIEKKIDVVKANYYTDDQLFIREVGMYKLSTQKVLDNPDISRTIRKFDARIIEVNPTYCIVMLSGITENIQSMYFKLNKFDCILQYTRSGRIAVTRSTEEHVSEFLAEREALKGE; encoded by the coding sequence ATGGAATCAAATAAGAAAAAATTATATACGTTCTTGGTCTATTCAGAGAATATAGCCGGAATACTTAATCAGATAACAGCTGTCTTTACACGTAGACAGGTTAATATAGAGAGCCTTAATGTTTCTGCTTCAAGTATAGATGGTGTACATAAATATACCATTACAGCTTGGGGTGAAGACGAAGATCAGATAAAGATAATTACTAAACAGATAGAGAAAAAAATAGATGTAGTGAAAGCTAATTACTACACAGATGACCAACTCTTTATACGCGAAGTTGGTATGTATAAACTCTCTACTCAAAAAGTTTTAGACAATCCTGACATTTCACGTACTATTCGTAAATTTGATGCCCGTATAATAGAGGTTAATCCTACCTATTGCATTGTAATGCTAAGTGGAATTACCGAAAATATACAAAGTATGTATTTCAAACTCAATAAGTTCGACTGTATACTCCAGTACACTCGTTCAGGACGTATTGCCGTGACTCGCAGTACAGAAGAACATGTAAGTGAGTTTCTTGCTGAACGAGAAGCTTTAAAAGGCGAATAA
- a CDS encoding acyl-[acyl-carrier-protein] thioesterase, translating to MIETNKIGRYPFMAEPFHCDFTKHLLFGHLGNYMLNAADFHSHDRGFGMPYLNPIHKTWVLSRLAIEMAEYPTQYKKFFVDTWIESAMRYFTNRNFKIEGEDGTVYGYGKSVWAMIDTQTRQPQNILEIHDGKIIDYIDTDKECPIEKSSRVKMSNDAQLIMTLDTHYNDVDVNGHINSVKYIEHVLDLFPLSQYENFLLKRFEIAYVAESHFGDKLNFYLEKSGEEEYCIRITKSEEKNENEVETCRCKVKFVKD from the coding sequence ATGATAGAAACAAATAAGATTGGGCGTTATCCATTTATGGCTGAACCATTTCACTGCGACTTTACTAAACACTTGCTATTTGGGCATCTTGGTAATTATATGCTTAATGCAGCAGACTTTCATTCGCACGACCGTGGTTTCGGAATGCCATATCTTAATCCGATTCATAAGACATGGGTATTGTCACGTCTGGCAATAGAGATGGCAGAATATCCCACCCAATATAAAAAATTCTTTGTTGATACATGGATAGAAAGTGCCATGAGATATTTTACCAACAGAAATTTTAAAATAGAAGGTGAAGACGGTACAGTATATGGATACGGTAAGAGTGTATGGGCAATGATAGATACGCAGACACGTCAGCCACAAAACATTCTTGAAATACATGACGGTAAGATAATAGACTATATAGATACAGATAAGGAATGCCCAATAGAAAAGAGTTCAAGGGTTAAAATGTCAAATGACGCACAATTGATAATGACATTAGATACACATTATAATGATGTAGATGTAAATGGTCACATTAATAGTGTAAAATATATAGAACATGTATTAGACCTTTTTCCTCTTAGTCAATACGAGAATTTTCTTCTTAAGCGATTCGAAATAGCATATGTCGCAGAAAGTCATTTTGGTGACAAACTAAACTTTTATTTAGAGAAAAGTGGTGAAGAAGAATATTGCATCAGAATAACTAAATCGGAAGAAAAAAACGAAAATGAAGTCGAAACTTGCAGATGTAAGGTTAAATTTGTGAAAGATTGA
- the ilvC gene encoding ketol-acid reductoisomerase: MAQMDFGGVTETVVTSKEFSLEKAREVLKNETIAVLGYGIQGPGQACNLRDNGFNVIVGQREGKTYDKAKADGWVPGKTLFSVEEAAQKGTIVCMLLSDAGQIQVWPKIKQYLTAGKALYYSHGFAINWSDRTNVIPPKDVDVIMVAPKGSGTSLRTMFCEGRGLNCSYAVYQDATGKATERTIAFGIGIGAGYMFKTTFQREATSDLTGERGSLMGAIEGLLEAQYQVLRENGHSPSEAFNETVEELTQSLMPLFAQKGMDWMYANCSTTAQRGALDWAPRFRDAIKPVMQWLYLSVKTGNEAQISIDSNSKSDYREKLNEELKTMRNSEMWRTAVTVRKLRPENDGQD, encoded by the coding sequence ATGGCACAAATGGATTTCGGTGGCGTTACAGAAACAGTAGTCACTAGCAAAGAATTTTCATTGGAAAAAGCTCGTGAAGTATTAAAAAATGAAACAATCGCAGTTCTAGGTTATGGTATTCAGGGTCCTGGACAGGCATGTAACCTGCGCGATAATGGCTTCAACGTGATTGTCGGACAGCGAGAAGGCAAAACATACGATAAAGCAAAAGCAGATGGATGGGTTCCTGGTAAAACTTTGTTTTCTGTAGAAGAGGCAGCACAGAAAGGTACAATAGTTTGTATGCTTCTCTCTGATGCAGGACAGATTCAGGTATGGCCTAAAATAAAACAATATCTTACAGCAGGTAAGGCTCTATATTATTCACACGGATTTGCAATTAACTGGAGTGACCGTACTAATGTAATACCTCCAAAGGATGTAGATGTTATCATGGTAGCCCCTAAGGGTTCTGGTACATCACTTCGTACAATGTTCTGTGAAGGCCGTGGTCTTAACTGTTCATATGCAGTATATCAGGATGCAACGGGCAAAGCTACAGAGCGTACAATAGCATTTGGTATCGGTATTGGTGCTGGATACATGTTCAAGACTACATTCCAGCGTGAGGCAACATCAGACCTTACAGGTGAGCGTGGTTCTTTGATGGGTGCTATTGAGGGACTTCTTGAAGCTCAATATCAGGTACTTCGTGAGAACGGACATTCTCCATCAGAAGCATTTAACGAAACAGTTGAAGAGTTGACACAGAGTTTGATGCCATTGTTTGCTCAGAAGGGTATGGACTGGATGTATGCTAACTGTTCTACAACAGCACAGCGTGGTGCTCTTGATTGGGCTCCTCGTTTCCGCGATGCAATCAAACCGGTTATGCAGTGGTTGTATCTTTCAGTTAAGACTGGTAATGAAGCACAGATATCAATAGATAGCAACTCAAAATCAGACTATCGTGAGAAACTTAATGAAGAGTTAAAGACAATGCGCAATAGCGAGATGTGGCGTACAGCCGTTACGGTACGTAAACTTCGTCCCGAAAATGATGGACAAGACTAA